AAGGATTTATATACAAAATGCTTAGAAAAAAACGAATTAAATATAATGGCAAAAAAGGAGAAGGAAATGAAAAACTTCAAATAGGAGATACCATTCAATTGTATTTAGCTGACGAAACAATCAATCAGTTTCGTGCACTTAAAGATGTAAATAAAGTCAGTAGAACTTTTTCTATTATATTTGAAGATGAGCAGATATTATTGTGCAATAAACCTTTAGGGCTTTTGGTGCATCCGGATCAAAACAATAATCAAAATACATTAGCCGATGAAATACTGTCTTATTTAGTGGAGCAAGGAGAATATAACCCTCATGAGACTGCGGGTTTTACTCCTGCAGTCTGTAATCGTTTAGACAGAAATACCAGCGGTATCATTATAGCAGGTAAGACCTTAAATGCCCTTCAAGCCATGAATCAAATGATTAAAGAAAATAAAATACAAAAGTATTATTTAACCATTGTAAAAGGCACTATCAAAACCCCTGGAGTTTTAAAAGGCTATCATAAGAAAAATCAAAAAACAAATGAAGTCGAAATCCTTGATGAATACGAAGAGGGAAGCAAATATGTGGAAACCCATTTCACTCCCATAGTAAACAATTCCGATTATACTCTTTTAGAAATACAATTGATTACAGGAAGATCCCATCAAATTCGTGCCCATCTTTCTAAAATAAACCATCCGATTATTGGAGACAGTAAATATGGAGATATTAAGGTAAATGATTATTTTAAATCAAAATATGGTTTAAAGCATCAGTTTTTACATGCCTATAAAATAAAGTTTGCAGAATGCCCTGAAGATTTTGGTTACCTGGAAAATCGCAGCTTTAAAGCAGAACTGCCAGATATATATAAAAAAATTTGCACTAAAGAAAAATTGGAAATTAAATTTTAAGAATTATGTGATTATAACTAAAGGGTGAACGATGTTAACCCTTTAGTTATGCCGGATAATTTTTAACAAAAAAGTAATTTTCAATTTCTAACGGAGTTTTGCCTGACAACTCTAAACAATTTTTACATTCTTCTTTAAGATCTTCTAAAAGATAATAGTGTGCTGCCTGTTCATAGTATCCTATCTCTTTTAAGACAGCGGCAGTTTCTGAAGATTTCGTCAGCAATTTTGCCAACTGGGCAGCATATTCAAACATATTTTCTTCTTTAAAATATTGGATACCTTCTTCGATTGTGTGGGTTTCCTCGAAAATCCATAGTATTTTTTCATAGTTTTTCTTTTCTTTATAATATGAAAGCAAAAGAGAATATAAATCGTGTTCTTTTGCAATTTTTATTGCCTCTGCTTCCTTATCATTCTTCAAATACAGGTACAACGCTTCTTCCCATTTTTCTTGTTGTGTCAGCAATCGAGCGGCATTGTCAATATCTTGTATCTTCATATACAGTGAAAAGGCTTTGGAGGTATCCAATTTTTCATAATAATAGGCAGCTTTATTCATTTCATTTTGATCCAGGGCTTGTCTTACCAATTGTTCATAAAGAATTTTAGAAGTTTTCTCATCCTTTATTTCTTCTGAAAGATTCAAAGCTTTTTCCAAGGCATTGATCCGTATAAATAGCTTAATGGCTTCTTCATAATTTCGTTTAGTGTATAATTCATCTCCTATTTGTTCAATCTTATTATAATATTTATTCTTTACTTCTTCAGAAGCCATCTGTTCTATACATTCTATTGCTCTAAGCCACTGCATAGATTTTATGTAACAATTAGCGGCTTTATCCCAGATATGCTCTTGCTTATATAAGGATGCGGCTTTAATCGGATTAAAATAGGAATACATATGGGCAGCTTTAATAAGCTCTCCTTCCTTTTCGCAAAGAGGAGCACCCAATTCATACAGTTCATAGATCTCTGCAGTTTGCATGGCTTCATATATTTGATTATTTTTGACTTGATACATGAATACTTGTTTATAATCATGAAGACGACGGCTGATTTCTATGACTTTTTCATAATTGTTTAGCAGAATATATTTTTTTCTAGCTATTCTATATATGGATTTCTCTTCCAGATAAGAAGCTTGATCTTCTAATTCCATAGATAAATAATGAAAGATTTCCTGAACAAATGCATAAAGTCTTTTTATCCAATTAGTACCAATCATTACATATTCCCCCTTACAGTATTAAGTATAATACATTTTTACAAAATACTCAATGAATAGATTAAAGATTTATGATAATATAGTAAAAAAAGATATTTGGAGTGTTTTTATGGGATATTGGAATACCAGAGGTTTAAGAGGAAGTACGTTAGAAGAACTTATAAATTATACCAATGAAAGCTATAGGGCAAAGGGGTTGGCAGTGATCCAGAAAGTACCTACGCCGATTAAACCGATTCAAATAGATCAAAAAAGCAGAACCATCACTTTGGCATACTTTGACCAAAAAAGTACGGTAGATTATATTGGAGTCGTACAAAGCATCCCAATATGTTTTGATGCAAAAGAGACAAGCAAGAAAAGTCTGCCGATACAAAATATCCATCCTCATCAAATTCTTTTCATGGAAGATTTTCAAAAACAGGAGGGAGTAGCCTTTCTGCTGGTTTATTTTATAGAATACAATCAGTATTTTATGCTGCCCTTTGAAATATTAAAGAAATATTGGGATAGGGCTCAGGAAGGGGGAAGAAAATCTATTCCTTATGATGCCTTTCCAAAAGATTTAGAAATATACAGTAAAGGCGGAGCATATATTCATTACCTTGAAGCATTAAACACATATCTTGTAAGAAAAAAGTATGACAGGAATAAATATTAATAAAAATGGAAAAGATATCATATGAAGGAAGGGATTTGTGTGAAATCAAAACTTTTTCATATGATAATTTTCGTGTGTTTACTATTAACAAGCTGCAATGCATCAGAAAAAAGTAAAGCTCCTATTGCTTCTGAGGAAGAAAAAGAAGTATCAGCAGCTCAGGCCATTATTGAAAAAACAGAGTATAAACTTTATAGAAATATATCAAGACCCCTCAGCTTATATGAACCAAAAGAAGGCTGCTATTTAGGGGCATATATTTTATCTAATTCCGATATAAATTTCGATATTGAAACCTTTGAAAAAATTACAGAAACCAGTCACGGAATCTATTTAAGAAATATGAAATTAGGAGCGATTTTTCCTATTGATTGGGTTTTGGAGTGTACATCTCGTATGAAGACTCCATATATTATTTTACAGCCTCCATCAGAAGATTTTCCCTATCAAGATTATTTATTGGAAGAAACCGCAAAAGAATTCGGATACTATTTTATTCCGATGTTTGTTCAATTTTATCCTAATCCCCATCAATACGATAATCCTCAGGCATATAAAGACTTTTTTATAAAGGCAAGAAACATATTTAAGGAATATGCCCCCAACGTAGCTTTCATATGGAGTGTTAATCTGGAAAATTGTGAAGACAGTTTAATATACTATCCCGGAGATGAAGCAGTAGATTGGGTGGGGATCGATGTATATGATCTGATTTATACCAATAACGAAAAGAATGATCAAAATTTATTTGAAGATATCGATTTTGTGTATTATTCCTTTCAAGGCAAAAAGCCTATGATGATTTCACAGTTAGGAATATCCCACTATTCGAATAAAGATCATGGGTACTACATAGATGAAGCGGCAAATAAAATTAGTGCTTTTTACAATACAATAAGAAATCAGTATCCTCAAATTAAAGGAATAAACTATATGGATTTTAACAACATTGAGGCGGCTCCTAATGATATGGGACAAGATAATTTTAAGATTACCAGTCAGGAGCAGCTGACAGAAGCTTATAAAAATGCTTTGAAGTATACCTATTTTATTGATTCTCTTGATATTCAAAGTTCATCTTCCGTTGAGGAGCAGTGGATTGTTAGCTTTTATCCTATTTATAAACAAAATGACAAAATCTATGTTTCCGAGAAGGTCATTAAATATGAGTGGGAGGATCTAGGTATAATGAATCAGGAAGAAAAGCCAATCTGGGTGAATGATGATGCATATTATTCATTAGAAAACATCATACAAAACAGTAGCTTAAATATGCAGATTGATTTTGAAAGCAATAAAATAAAAATTCAATAAAAAGATATATAAGGAAGCAATCTTCTTTATATATCTTTTTTGTGGAAGAAATTTCTAAATTACTTTCTCAAATGTTTCTATTCCTTGCATATACGACATTTAGCAAAATCAAGTGCTATTTTTGCATTCTTTGTGTGACAAATAATCTTGATTCATGTAAATAAATATCTTTTAATGTAGAAAAAATTTTTATATAATATATAAAGCATTTAAATCATAAAACTATGAGGAGAGAAATTATGGGGAATGTAATTGTTATTGGAGTAGCCGGGGGAACGGGATCTGGTAAAACAACTTTAGTGAATCGCTTAAAAGAAGAATTTAATAATGAAGTAGCTACAATTAGTCATGACTATTATTATAAATCCAATGATCATTTGCCTCTGGAAGAAAGAAAAAAATTAAATTATGACCATCCCAATGCTTTTGATACAGAACTTATGATATCTCATATAAAATGTTTAAAAAATGGAGAGAGTATTGATCGTCCTTCCTATTCATTTGTGGAGCATACCAGAACAAATGAAACCGTACATATTATGCCGGCAAAAGTAATTATAGTAGAGGGAATTTTGATTTTCGAGAATAAGGATTTATTAAATTTAATGGATATTAAAATTTTTGTTGATACTGACGCAGATGTCAGATTAATTAGAAGGCTATTAAGGGATGTAAAGGAAAGAGGAAGAGATTTAGATTCTGTGATTAAACAATATCTTACCACCGTAAAACCCATGCACGAAGAATTTGTTGAGCCCAGTAAGAAGAATGCCGATGTCATTATTCCTGAGGGTGGCTTTAACAGTGTTGCGCTTTCTATGATTATAGATAAAATTAAGACCTTTTTATCTCAAAAATAAATACAGATATAAATTAAATAATTTATCACATTAGAAATAACACCTAAAATCGCCCACTGGGCGATTTTGTTGTTTTTGAAATAAAAAATCTCTTCTTGCTTTCAAGGGACAAAGCTTTCTTATTTTACAAGTGTAGCCAACGCACTATCTTTTGTAAGAAAAAATTGACAAATTAATTTATTGCTTATATAATGATTATAATTCATCAATTTATAACTTTAAAACGATAAAGAGATGAAATGATAAAGGAGGGTTATTGTGAAGGATTACAGACTGCATACACCGGAGGGGGTTAGAGATTTACTTCCCCGAGAATGTGCTAGAAAGATAGAAATCGAGAGAAGAATTGAATCGGTTTTTAATAGATATGGTTTCTATAATGTACAAACACCTACGTTTGAATATTATGATGTTTTTTCAGAAGATAACGGCAAAATTCAGCAGAAACATATGTATAAGTTTTTTGATAGAGAAGGAGCAATTCTTGCGCTTAGACCTGACATGACACCTCCAATTGCTAGAATGGCTGCCACTACCCTAAAGGAAGAATCAAAACCAATACGGCTATGCTATATAGGCAATGCCTTTCGTTATAATGAAAGTTATCAAGGGAAAACAAGGGAATTTTCTCAGGCAGGAGTAGAACTTCTGGGAATGAACTCTGACGAAGCTGATGCAGAAGTTATTGCATTGGCGATTAATAGCTTAAGTGCAGCAGGACTTAATGAGTTTCAAATTGATTTAGGTCAGATAGAATTTTTTAAAGGACTACTAGAAGAGGCAGGTTTAAATACAGAAGAGGAAGAAGAAATAAGACAATTAATTGAAAATAAAGATTTCATTGGAGTCGAAGAGTATATAGAGCAGTTCCCAATTGACTCTGATTTAAAACAATTGTTTCTGGATTTGCCAAAGCTTTGTGGTTCAATTGATATCATTGAAAAGACAAAGAGCTTAACCAATAATTCCAGATCAAGGGAAGCCTTAGAAAAATTAAAAAAGGTTTATGAGATTTTATGTGATTATGGTGTTGAAAAATATGTTTCTTTCGATCTTGGAATGGTGAACAGAAGCGATTATTATACAGGGATTATTTTTAGGGGATACACCTACGGAACAGGTTTTTCTATTTTAGAAGGAGGACGTTATGACGGACTGGTTGGAGAATTTGGCAAAGACTGTCCGGCTATAGGATTTGGTATTACCATAGAACAGCTTATGAATGCAATCAACAGGCAAAAAATAGATATACCTGTTTGGAAAGTGGATACTCTCCTGGTTTATGAACCAAAAGGAAGAAAACAGGCATTAATGACCGGGGACCATCTTAGAAGTCAGGGGGGAATGTATATTGAAAATAGTTTAATTAATGGAGATATTGAAGAAAATAAAAAATATGCCCTTTCAAAGAATATCGGAGGAATATTATATTTTGAAGATGATCAGCATGTACAACTTATTAATTTAGTTAACAACCAAACTATCAAGACGACTGTGGAAGAATTGCTCCAAAACGCAGATAGGGGGGAAACTGAATGAGATATTTAACCTTTGCCTTAGCAAAAGGAAGACTAGCGGATAAAACCATGGAATTATTGGAGTCCATTGGCTTTACCTGTGATGAAATGAAGGAAAAATCGAGAAAATTGGTTTTTACAAATGAAGATTTAAAACTCAAATTCTTTTTGGCCAAAGCAACAGATGTCCCCACATATGTAGAGTACGGGGCAGCAGATATAGGGGTAGTGGGAAAAGATACCCTATTAGAAGAAAAAAAGAATTTATACGAGGTGCTCAATCTAGGCTTTGGAAAATGCCGGATGGTTGTAGCTGGACCAAAAGAAATGAAAAGTAAATTAGAAAGTGGTCAGGATTTACTGAGGGTAGCCACAAAATATCCCAATATAGCCAGTGACTATTTTTACCATAAAAAGCAACAGACTGTAGAAATTATTAAATTAAACGGTTCTGTAGAATTGGCACCTATTGTTGGATTGGCAGAGGTCATCGTCGATATTGTTGAAACCGGAAGTACTTTAAAGGAAAACGGATTATTTGTATTAGAAGAAATCTGTCCTCTGTCTGCGAGGATGGTTGTCAACCGCGTAAGTATGAAAATGGAGTACGATCGAATAACCGAGCTCATTGAAAAAGCCAAAAAAGCATTAATAAATGAATAGGGTGAGAAAATGATAAGAATAATAGACAATCAGGATTATAACGCTAAAAATATGATTGAAGCATTATTGATGAGATCCCAGCTTAATTTTAAAAATGTGCAGGAGATAGTGGATGATATCATAGAAAATGTACGCAATAAAAAAGACGGAGCGGTATTAGAATATACGAGAAAATTTGATCAGGCAGTTTTGACACCTCAAACCCTTAAAGTTACAGACAATGAGATTCAAGAAGCTTATAACACACTGGACGAAAATTTTATATCCATTCTTCAAAGAGCAGCAGATCGAATAAGGCTATTCCATGAAAAACAAAAAAGGAATAGCTGGATTGCACCAGATGAAAAAGGTACTATATTGGGTCAAATGGTAAGGCCTATGGAAAGTGTCGGAGTGTATGTACCCGGAGGTAAAGCTGCTTATCCTTCTTCTGTACTTATGAATGTTATTCCAGCACAGGTAGCTGGCGTAAATAGAATTGTAATGGTAACCCCTCCCCAAAACGACGGCAGTGTGAATCCCGGAGTTTTGGTAGCTGCTAAAATAGCAGGTGTAACAGAAATCTATAAAGTAGGGGGAGCTCAGGCAGTTGCAGCCCTGGCTTTTGGAACCGAAACCATTCCTAAGGTAGATAAAATTGTAGGACCCGGCAATATTTTTGTTACCTTGGCAAAAAGAACGGTTTTTGGCCATGTAAGTATTGATTCTATAGCAGGGCCCAGCGAAATTCTTGTTGTGGCAGATGATAGTGCCAATCCAGTTTTTGTTGCGGCAGACTTGTTATCCCAAGCTGAACATGACGAATTGGCTTCAGCTATTTTAGTAACGACCAGCGCGGAAGTAGCTTATGCTGTAAAAGATGAATTAATTCGTCAAACCGAAAAGCTTTCACGCAAAGAAATCATTACAAAATCCTTAAAAGATTTTGGTGTTATTATCATTGTGAATACAATAGAAGAAGCCATAGAAATCAGCAATCAAATTGCTCCGGAACATCTGGAAGTCTGCACCAGGGAAGCCCTTTCCCTGCTTCCTAAAATTAAAAACGCAGGGGCAATATTTTTGGGACATTATTCTCCGGAGCCTCTGGGGGATTATATGGCAGGACCTAATCATGTTCTTCCAACCAGTGGAACGGCAAAATTTTTCTCTCCTTTGAATGTTGAGGATTTTATGAAAAAATCCAGTGTGATCTTCTTCCCGGAAGAAGCTTTAAAAGAATTAAGTGAAGATATCATTACCTTTGCAGAAGCTGAAGCATTGACAGCCCATGCTAATTCAGTGAGGGTGAGGTTTGAAAATGATTAGAGACTATATAAGAAAAGAACTGCAGGCTTTTAAACCCTATCATGCAGCATTCAGACCTCAAAAGATTAAGTTGGATGCCAATGAAAGTCCTTTTGCTTTAAGTGAGAATGTAAAAAATAAATTGATACAATGGATTAGTAATGAAGAAAATATAAAACTCTATCCAGATACCGATTCTACAGAATTGCGTGAAGCCATAGCTTCTTTTTGGAATGTTGATGTGGAGAATGTAATTTGTGGGGTAGGTTCAGACCAGCTGATTGACTGTATAATGAAAGTATTTCTTGAGCCGGGGGATAGAGTAGTTATGCCTACTCCATCTTTTAGCATGTATGGCTCTACAGCCATTTTAAATCATGGGGTGCCGATTGAAGTCAAACTGAATGAGAATTATACGTATCCTATTGATGAGATTATTAAAACATGCAATCTACAAAACTCTAAGCTATTAATTTTATGTAGCCCTAATAATCCTACAGGAAATAGACTTCCAAATGAGCAAATTGAAGAAATCGCCCAAAATGTGAAATGTCCGATTCTTATTGATGAGGCCTATGGAGAGTTTTCTGATGAAACGATGATTCCACTTATAGGGAAGTATTCTCATATTGTAGTTTTTAGAACTTTTTCGAAAGCCTATGGGTTGGCAGGACTTCGGGTAGGATACGGAATCGGAGCCAAAGAGATTATTGATGCAATTTATTTAACGAAGCCACCATATAATCTTAGTGTTCTATCTCAAAAAATTGCAACATGGGTATTGCAAGACGAGAAAGTCAATCAGGAGCGAATCGAATATCTTAAAACCGAACGGGAGAATTTAATCCAAGAGTTAAGAAAACTACCCAATATCAGGGTTTTTGATTCGGACGCTAATTTTATATTAATCGAAACTCAGGATTTGGAGCTCTCAGAAAAACTAGAGGCAAGAGAAATCTTTGTACGTTCTTTTGCAGCATCTGAAGGAGCATTATTACTAAGAATTACCGTGGGGAATAAAGAACAAAATAAAATATTACTGGATGCACTTAAAGTGTTAATACAATAGACTGAGGAGGCTTATTTTAAATATATAGTCGGCAGTGTCAATGAGATCAGTAAAGGAGAATACAAAATGCTTGAAAGAAAAGCTCAAATTCATAGAAAAACGAATGAAACAGATATTAATATGTCTATCAATTTATATGGCTCAGGCATATCTCATATAAAAACAGGCATTGGATTTTTTGACCATATGTTAACTCATATCTCCAAGCATGGATTTATGGACTTGAATGTTGAAGCCAAGGGAGATTTAGAAGTAGATTGTCATCATACTGTAGAAGATGTAGGAATAGTCCTGGGTCAGTGCATTGCCAAAGCCCTGGGGGATAAAAAGGGTATCAAAAGATACGGTTCTATGATTTTGCCTATGGAAGATGCCTTGGTGCTATGTGCCATCGATATATCTGGTCGGCCCTATCTGGGATTCGATGCGGAATTTACCGTAGATAAAGTTGGAGAAATGGATACGGAAATGGTGGAAGAGTTTTTTAGAGCCGTATGTATTCATGGAGGACTGAATGTTCATATAAAGGTTTTAAGCGGAAAGAACAATCATCATATCATTGAAGCGATGTTTAAAGCATTTGGAAAGGCATTGGATGAAGCCACACAGTTAGATAGCAGAATAGAGGGTGTGCTTTCTACCAAAGGCATTTTGGAGGTATGATATGAGTATTGCGATTATTGATTATGGTATGGGAAATCTTAGAAGTGTCCAAAAAGCTTTTGAATTTTTAGGATACGAAGCTTGGGTTACAGACAATAAAGAAGAAATACGTCAAGCAGAAAAAATTGTCCTTCCGGGAGTGGGAGCATTTCGCGATGCCATTAAGACTTTAAAAGAAAAGAAATTGGACGAAGAGATGTATAGGGCAGTCGAAGAAGATAAACCCTTTTTAGGGATTTGCTTAGGAATGCAATTGGTTTTTGAAAAAAGTTATGAATATGGAGAGTATGAGGGATTGGGGTTATTAAAAGGAAATATAGTAAGACTTCCTAATACTGTAAAAGTTCCTCATATGGGTTGGAATTCCTTAAAGATTGAAAAAAGAGCTCCTTTATTTGAAGGACTGCCGGAAGAGCCATACGTTTATTTCGTCCATTCCTATTATTTAGAGACGGATGCTCCAATTGTATCGGCAACAACCTTCTATGGCAAAGAAATCCAAGTGGCCGCTCAAAGCAAAAATATATATGTCACCCAGTTTCATCCTGAAAAAAGTGGGAATATTGGTCTTAAGATATTAAAGAATTTTGGAGGACTAAAGAATGAGAATTTATCCGGCAATTGATATAAAAGGTGGAAAATGTGTCAGACTGTCTCAAGGACGTTTTGACAATGTAACGGTATACAGTGACAATCCCGTTGAAGTAGCCAGACAATGGGTAAAAGAAGGGGCAACCTTTATCCATATTGTGGATTTAGACGGAGCGTTAATAGGTGAACAGGCAAATAAAAATGTCATTAAAGAAATAGTACAGACTGTCAAAATCCCTGTTCAAACAGGCGGAGGGATTAGAACTCTGGATTCCATTAGGGACAGACTGGCTTTAGGGGTTAATAGAGTTATTATTGGAACGGCGGCGGTTAAAAATCCCGATTTGGTGAGAGATGCGATCAAAACCTTTGGCTCTGACAGAATAGTTGTTGGAATAGATGCTAAAGACGGGAGAGTAGCTGTAGAAGGCTGGGAAGAACTAAGTGATTTATCAGCAGTAGACTTGTGCCTTCAAATGAAAACAATAGGAGTAAAGACGATTGTTTATACAGATATCTCCAAAGATGGCATGCTCTGTGGCATCAATATTGAATCTACAAAAGAACTGATCACTAAAACGAATCTGGATATTATTGCTTCCGGGGGAGTAGCTTCTTTAGCGGATTTAGAAGAAGTAAGCAAGATTGGTGCGGAAGGCGTTATTATTGGGAAGGCTCTTTATCAAGGCAGTGTAGATTTAGCTCAGGCGATTAAGCGATTTGAATCGAGGTGAAACCATGCATACAAAGCGAATCATTCCTTGCTTAGACGTTAACAATGGAAGGGTTGTAAAAGGAGTTAATTTCGTTAATTTAGTTGATGCAGGAGATCCTGTTGAAATTGCCTCCGCCTATAATGAAGCGATGGCCGATGAAATAGTATTTTTGGATATTACTGCTTCATCAGATGACAGAAGAATTATGATAGATGTTGTTGCAAAAACAGCAGAAAAAGTATTTATACCCCTTACCGTTGGAGGCGGCATTAGAAGCATCGAAGATTTTAGAAATATATTGAGTGCAGGAGCAGATAAAGTTTCTGTTAATTCCGCCGCCTTAAAACGCCCGGAGCTTATTACAGAGGCAGCAGAGCGTTTTGGCAGTCAATGTGTTGTTGTGGCGATAGATGCTAAGAGAAGAACGGACGGTTCAGGTTGGGATGTCTATTTAAACGGAGGCCGTGTCAATACTGGTAAGGATGCTGTAGAGTGGGCAATAGAAGCAGAAAAAAGAGGAGCGGGAGAAATCCTGCTGACAAGTATGGATTGTGACGGAACGAAAGCAGGATATGATTTAGAACTTACGAAAGCTATTTCTGAAGCCGTTTCTATTCCTGTTATTGCCTCAGGTGGTGCAGGAACTATGGAGCATTTTTATGAGGCATTAACTGAAGGAGGAGCTGATGCGGCATTGGCAGCATCTCTGTTTCACTTTAAAGAAATGGAGATCAAAGATTTAAAAGAATATCTTAAGAATAAAGCTGTGCCGGTAAGAATATAATTGGTAATTAGCGGATAGGAGGACAAAAAGATATGGAGATCTTCAACGAAATAAAATTTGACTCGCAGGGGTTAATACCTGCAATCACTCAAGACATACACACAAAAGAAGTATTAATGGTAGCTTATATGAATAAAGAAGCACTGAAAAAAACATTAGAAACCGGGAATGCTCATTATTACAGCCGAAGCAGGAACAAATTATGGCTTAAAGGAGAAACCTCCGGACATTTTCAAAGAGTAAAAGAGATTTCAATTGACTGCGATTTAGATGCGATTTTAATGCAAGTAGAACAGGTGGGAGCTGCATGCCATACCGGACACCAGTCTTGTTTCTATCGCTCCCTAAAAAACAATGAATTAATTGAAAAACAAGCAAATACCCAAGATCATAATAAATTTGAAGTATTACAGCAAGTATATGATGTGATTGTAGATAGAAGAAAAAATCCCAAAGAAGGCTCTTATACAAATTATCTTTTTGATAAAGGCATAGATAAAATGTTAAAAAAGGTTGGGGAAGAATCTGCAGAGGTCATCATTGCTTCAAAAAACAATGACAAAGCTGAAATCACTTATGAAATGTCGGATCTTTTATATCATTTAATGGTTGTGATGGTACAGACAGGAGTTCAATGGGAAGATCTTTGTAATGAATTAATGAAGAGAAGATAAAAAATGGGAAGTTATTAAGAATAAATATTTATAACCATTCTGGCACAAAATAATCCATATGAGAAAAAGATTTATTATATATGGATTAGCAGGATGGTGTATGGAAATTCTATGGACAGGGCTAGGTTCTCTGCTTAATGGAAATATCGTTTTAGAAGGCGGAACATATATTTGGATGTTCCCAATATACGGATTAGCCGTTTTTTTTGAACCAATTCATGATA
The genomic region above belongs to Defluviitalea saccharophila and contains:
- a CDS encoding glycosyl hydrolase codes for the protein MKSKLFHMIIFVCLLLTSCNASEKSKAPIASEEEKEVSAAQAIIEKTEYKLYRNISRPLSLYEPKEGCYLGAYILSNSDINFDIETFEKITETSHGIYLRNMKLGAIFPIDWVLECTSRMKTPYIILQPPSEDFPYQDYLLEETAKEFGYYFIPMFVQFYPNPHQYDNPQAYKDFFIKARNIFKEYAPNVAFIWSVNLENCEDSLIYYPGDEAVDWVGIDVYDLIYTNNEKNDQNLFEDIDFVYYSFQGKKPMMISQLGISHYSNKDHGYYIDEAANKISAFYNTIRNQYPQIKGINYMDFNNIEAAPNDMGQDNFKITSQEQLTEAYKNALKYTYFIDSLDIQSSSSVEEQWIVSFYPIYKQNDKIYVSEKVIKYEWEDLGIMNQEEKPIWVNDDAYYSLENIIQNSSLNMQIDFESNKIKIQ
- the udk gene encoding uridine kinase, whose translation is MGNVIVIGVAGGTGSGKTTLVNRLKEEFNNEVATISHDYYYKSNDHLPLEERKKLNYDHPNAFDTELMISHIKCLKNGESIDRPSYSFVEHTRTNETVHIMPAKVIIVEGILIFENKDLLNLMDIKIFVDTDADVRLIRRLLRDVKERGRDLDSVIKQYLTTVKPMHEEFVEPSKKNADVIIPEGGFNSVALSMIIDKIKTFLSQK
- a CDS encoding RluA family pseudouridine synthase → MKEIQITQNDANQRLDKFLMKYMNQSSKGFIYKMLRKKRIKYNGKKGEGNEKLQIGDTIQLYLADETINQFRALKDVNKVSRTFSIIFEDEQILLCNKPLGLLVHPDQNNNQNTLADEILSYLVEQGEYNPHETAGFTPAVCNRLDRNTSGIIIAGKTLNALQAMNQMIKENKIQKYYLTIVKGTIKTPGVLKGYHKKNQKTNEVEILDEYEEGSKYVETHFTPIVNNSDYTLLEIQLITGRSHQIRAHLSKINHPIIGDSKYGDIKVNDYFKSKYGLKHQFLHAYKIKFAECPEDFGYLENRSFKAELPDIYKKICTKEKLEIKF
- the hisZ gene encoding ATP phosphoribosyltransferase regulatory subunit — encoded protein: MKDYRLHTPEGVRDLLPRECARKIEIERRIESVFNRYGFYNVQTPTFEYYDVFSEDNGKIQQKHMYKFFDREGAILALRPDMTPPIARMAATTLKEESKPIRLCYIGNAFRYNESYQGKTREFSQAGVELLGMNSDEADAEVIALAINSLSAAGLNEFQIDLGQIEFFKGLLEEAGLNTEEEEEIRQLIENKDFIGVEEYIEQFPIDSDLKQLFLDLPKLCGSIDIIEKTKSLTNNSRSREALEKLKKVYEILCDYGVEKYVSFDLGMVNRSDYYTGIIFRGYTYGTGFSILEGGRYDGLVGEFGKDCPAIGFGITIEQLMNAINRQKIDIPVWKVDTLLVYEPKGRKQALMTGDHLRSQGGMYIENSLINGDIEENKKYALSKNIGGILYFEDDQHVQLINLVNNQTIKTTVEELLQNADRGETE
- the hisG gene encoding ATP phosphoribosyltransferase, yielding MRYLTFALAKGRLADKTMELLESIGFTCDEMKEKSRKLVFTNEDLKLKFFLAKATDVPTYVEYGAADIGVVGKDTLLEEKKNLYEVLNLGFGKCRMVVAGPKEMKSKLESGQDLLRVATKYPNIASDYFYHKKQQTVEIIKLNGSVELAPIVGLAEVIVDIVETGSTLKENGLFVLEEICPLSARMVVNRVSMKMEYDRITELIEKAKKALINE
- a CDS encoding Holliday junction resolvase RecU; this translates as MGYWNTRGLRGSTLEELINYTNESYRAKGLAVIQKVPTPIKPIQIDQKSRTITLAYFDQKSTVDYIGVVQSIPICFDAKETSKKSLPIQNIHPHQILFMEDFQKQEGVAFLLVYFIEYNQYFMLPFEILKKYWDRAQEGGRKSIPYDAFPKDLEIYSKGGAYIHYLEALNTYLVRKKYDRNKY
- the hisD gene encoding histidinol dehydrogenase, coding for MRIIDNQDYNAKNMIEALLMRSQLNFKNVQEIVDDIIENVRNKKDGAVLEYTRKFDQAVLTPQTLKVTDNEIQEAYNTLDENFISILQRAADRIRLFHEKQKRNSWIAPDEKGTILGQMVRPMESVGVYVPGGKAAYPSSVLMNVIPAQVAGVNRIVMVTPPQNDGSVNPGVLVAAKIAGVTEIYKVGGAQAVAALAFGTETIPKVDKIVGPGNIFVTLAKRTVFGHVSIDSIAGPSEILVVADDSANPVFVAADLLSQAEHDELASAILVTTSAEVAYAVKDELIRQTEKLSRKEIITKSLKDFGVIIIVNTIEEAIEISNQIAPEHLEVCTREALSLLPKIKNAGAIFLGHYSPEPLGDYMAGPNHVLPTSGTAKFFSPLNVEDFMKKSSVIFFPEEALKELSEDIITFAEAEALTAHANSVRVRFEND